A single Ignavibacteriales bacterium DNA region contains:
- a CDS encoding 6-phosphofructokinase: MKPNKKITRIGILTGGGDCPGLNAVIRGVTKSALDNGITVIGIIDGFEGLVEGKARELSNSDVSGILAIGGTILGSSNKGDPFHWPIADSNGVISIHDRSEAAVKHYHAWKLDCLIGIGGDGTMHICNKLSKMGLNIVGVPKTIDNDLEATDLTFGHDSAVYVVSMALDRLHTTASSHHRVIVVEVMGRYAGWIALNGGLAGGADIILIPEIPFTYEKIYQKIKERELSGKRFSLVCVAEGAREKDGAMVLKGTDIRRHDPKQLGGIGEVVAQKIEENTGRETRVTILGHTQRGGSPTPYDRILSTKFGAYAIQLALKKKFGRMVALKGNEIKNVLIEDAISRQKLVQPDSQTLLTARQIGIGFGD; the protein is encoded by the coding sequence ATGAAACCTAATAAAAAGATCACCAGGATAGGTATTTTAACCGGAGGCGGTGACTGCCCCGGACTTAACGCAGTAATCAGAGGGGTAACAAAATCAGCGCTGGATAACGGCATCACGGTTATCGGAATCATTGACGGTTTTGAAGGTCTTGTTGAGGGAAAAGCGCGGGAACTGAGCAACTCAGACGTATCCGGAATTCTCGCTATCGGCGGTACTATTCTCGGTTCTTCGAACAAGGGCGACCCGTTTCACTGGCCAATAGCTGACTCCAACGGAGTCATTTCCATCCATGACCGCTCGGAAGCAGCCGTAAAACATTATCATGCGTGGAAACTTGACTGCCTGATAGGAATAGGCGGAGATGGTACTATGCACATCTGTAATAAGCTCAGCAAAATGGGGCTGAATATCGTGGGAGTCCCAAAAACGATTGATAACGACCTTGAAGCAACCGACCTCACGTTCGGTCATGATTCGGCTGTGTATGTTGTATCTATGGCGCTTGACCGGCTTCATACCACTGCCTCCTCTCACCACAGAGTAATCGTGGTGGAAGTGATGGGGAGATACGCAGGCTGGATAGCCCTGAATGGAGGACTTGCCGGCGGTGCGGATATTATTCTGATTCCTGAAATTCCTTTCACTTACGAAAAGATTTATCAGAAAATAAAAGAGCGTGAACTATCCGGAAAGCGTTTTTCACTGGTCTGCGTTGCAGAAGGAGCCCGGGAAAAGGATGGCGCCATGGTACTCAAGGGCACGGATATCAGAAGACACGATCCCAAACAGCTCGGCGGCATCGGTGAAGTAGTTGCTCAAAAAATAGAAGAAAACACCGGTCGTGAAACAAGGGTAACCATTTTGGGACATACCCAGCGCGGAGGAAGCCCAACTCCCTACGACCGTATTCTTTCAACCAAGTTCGGCGCATATGCTATTCAGCTGGCACTCAAAAAGAAGTTCGGAAGAATGGTCGCTCTCAAAGGAAATGAGATCAAAAACGTTCTCATTGAGGATGCTATCTCCCGTCAGAAGCTGGTTCAGCCGGACTCCCAAACGCTCCTTACCGCCCGGCAAATCGGTATCGGATTCGGAGATTAA
- the coaD gene encoding pantetheine-phosphate adenylyltransferase: MSKKRIALYPGTFDPVTMGHIDIIKRACMLFDGVRVTVAINPSKNPMFSIEERMHFLRESVKEIGNIEVDSFTGLVVDLARNTGAVAIIRGLRAVSDFEYEFQMALMNRKLAEDITTVFLMPHEKYTYLNSSIIRSLAQFNADVAEFVPPVVAEALKAKSR; this comes from the coding sequence ATGAGTAAAAAAAGAATTGCATTATATCCCGGAACATTTGACCCGGTAACCATGGGGCATATAGACATTATTAAGCGTGCCTGTATGCTCTTTGACGGTGTGAGAGTGACAGTGGCGATTAATCCTTCAAAAAATCCGATGTTCAGTATTGAAGAGCGGATGCATTTTCTGCGAGAGAGTGTAAAAGAGATCGGAAATATTGAGGTAGATTCTTTCACCGGTCTGGTGGTCGATCTTGCCCGTAATACCGGAGCCGTTGCCATCATCCGTGGACTCAGGGCAGTGAGTGATTTTGAATATGAATTCCAGATGGCGCTGATGAACCGGAAACTTGCGGAGGATATCACCACCGTCTTCCTGATGCCGCATGAAAAATATACCTATCTGAATTCATCCATCATCCGGTCGCTCGCGCAGTTTAACGCTGATGTGGCAGAGTTTGTGCCTCCGGTGGTGGCAGAGGCGCTGAAAGCAAAGAGCAGGTAG
- a CDS encoding RNA-binding protein codes for MNIFVGNLAKDVTEEDLQNLFTEFGAVRSVKVIKDMFSGESKGFGFVEMPGLAEAQKAMNSLNTKDVKGKKLVVNEARPKTNDRKGGGGGGNRGGYGGGRGGSGGGNRGFGNRW; via the coding sequence ATGAATATTTTTGTCGGAAATTTAGCAAAAGACGTGACCGAAGAGGATTTACAGAATCTCTTCACCGAATTCGGTGCTGTCAGAAGTGTTAAAGTTATCAAGGACATGTTCTCTGGCGAATCAAAAGGTTTCGGCTTTGTTGAAATGCCGGGTCTTGCTGAAGCTCAGAAGGCTATGAACAGCTTGAACACCAAAGACGTTAAAGGCAAGAAACTTGTTGTTAACGAAGCACGTCCGAAGACCAACGACCGTAAGGGCGGCGGTGGCGGCGGAAACCGTGGCGGTTACGGCGGCGGTCGTGGCGGAAGCGGCGGCGGAAACCGTGGCTTCGGCAATCGCTGGTAA
- a CDS encoding T9SS type A sorting domain-containing protein, translated as MKNLLIIVTILLTQTILHAQASLYFPSAPGQKWYFKTTPVDTLNNPQDSLSTYRIDSFAVASTHQGLAANVVLSKNGLFETVPFQPYTDTSYINLDGNNGRTYISFSGLTSLLGAIDTTGIDSILGTGIGSLLSRLASFDGWYNAYRFNNTVNSTYTYFQYDTTITIDTITLPMRFELRGRRIADAQLVTEIGTFQTKRFVNSFVLSYLLGVPPFVLPVGILTIRDSIWFAPEKWIVQSHIPTSGIDLSIFNLPSFTLPGVKITSIPEIIVTGVEEHTGDKPSGFELLQNFPNPFNPETTVRFTLSRAGSYSLRLFSSSGEYISDIGQRIYAQGTHQEVIRLQGLASGIYILRLEGEGYRASLKLTLMK; from the coding sequence ATGAAAAACCTTCTCATTATTGTTACGATTTTATTAACCCAGACGATTCTGCACGCTCAGGCATCGCTCTATTTTCCTTCAGCCCCAGGGCAAAAATGGTATTTCAAAACCACACCGGTTGATACTCTGAACAATCCCCAGGATTCTCTTTCAACATACAGGATTGATTCCTTTGCAGTGGCATCAACCCATCAGGGGCTGGCTGCTAATGTGGTACTCAGCAAAAACGGCTTGTTTGAGACTGTCCCCTTTCAGCCCTATACTGACACAAGTTATATCAATCTTGACGGCAATAACGGAAGAACATATATATCATTTTCAGGGCTCACTTCTTTGCTCGGAGCTATTGACACCACCGGTATCGATTCAATCCTGGGAACCGGAATCGGTTCACTTCTCAGCCGGCTTGCTTCCTTTGACGGATGGTATAATGCCTACCGGTTTAATAATACGGTGAACTCCACCTACACCTATTTTCAGTATGATACAACCATAACCATTGATACCATTACCCTTCCGATGCGGTTTGAACTGCGCGGAAGAAGAATTGCAGACGCTCAGCTGGTTACCGAAATCGGCACCTTCCAGACCAAGCGTTTTGTTAACTCCTTTGTGCTTAGTTACCTGCTCGGAGTTCCCCCGTTTGTGCTTCCTGTTGGTATTCTTACCATAAGAGACAGTATCTGGTTTGCTCCGGAAAAATGGATTGTACAGTCTCATATCCCGACATCTGGCATTGATCTTTCAATTTTTAATCTGCCGTCTTTTACACTTCCCGGAGTAAAAATTACTTCAATCCCGGAGATTATCGTAACGGGAGTTGAGGAGCATACCGGAGACAAACCTTCAGGATTTGAACTTCTGCAAAATTTCCCTAATCCGTTCAATCCGGAGACCACCGTACGCTTCACTCTGAGCCGTGCCGGCAGTTATTCTCTCCGGCTCTTTTCATCCTCAGGTGAATATATATCCGATATCGGTCAGAGGATCTATGCGCAGGGCACTCATCAGGAAGTTATACGGCTTCAGGGTCTGGCTTCCGGCATATATATACTCCGGCTTGAGGGAGAAGGCTACAGAGCCTCACTCAAACTGACGTTGATGAAATAA
- a CDS encoding HEAT repeat domain-containing protein: MKFPGIILLMLFTLSGLASASSSKLDHTTRDYDQIHITLRLSFDFEKKQVNGKSEFTFTPLKNNFSLLRLHSKTTDVRSVTLGKKKLTFSSDGEILSITLDKKYSTQDTLTLAIEYISLPERGMYFFSPTAEFHTMPYQIWTQGQSNNNRFWYPAYDLPDDKLTSEIFLTVPQNFRTSSNGILQDTVKDNNGSMTWHWKMDKPYSNYLTSVIVGEYSVITEELENTRLEHFFPPDWDQDNASYIYGRTAHMLRFYNRLLLPYPYKRYAQIPVQDFEWGGMENITATTLNRRINHDNCVKPNYSADGLIAHELVHQWFGDLVTCRDWNHIWLNEGFATYYTTLWEEEYFGYDGYIASHIGNQRDYINQWLGNIKTADDSTKKAKIPVDLNGGVAYDKGASVLNMIRYELGRDEYNKAVADYTQKYRDGSVVSDQFKDALPEVSHVDWDKFFDQWVYGSGYPELNISYTYNETTGKISIKVNQTPSFGSSEQFFVMNLPGEVLTAEGSFPFTLNIKGASASFEIPSKLKPDAVTFNSHSAILCTYEVSYSFDELVYILLYSDDASARLYAASQLHKFDNRGTASLAYALKNETNFLVKKEIVLSLDKINNIYSLRALYSGLDDLDGRVREAAAKAIGAFGAVMTPADAREEVQRLLKNKLSTECNHYVLGGLLETYGKLKFDDNYQILKSYALNVSHLDAVRSGVFRGLAGYEQDELFDIAVKALDYNIATGDMHLGDITVLDWASRHYQKHPEKVKRIISEGLKNPYFRTRIKAANVAAELGITAMADEISSLLANERRIVVKEPVGKALEKLRNSKK, encoded by the coding sequence TTGAAGTTTCCCGGCATTATTCTTTTGATGTTATTCACCCTTTCAGGCCTGGCATCCGCCAGTTCCTCAAAACTGGATCATACCACAAGGGATTATGACCAGATTCACATCACCCTTCGCCTCTCATTTGATTTTGAAAAAAAACAGGTGAACGGAAAGTCTGAATTTACCTTCACGCCTCTTAAGAATAATTTTTCTCTTCTCCGCCTTCACAGTAAAACCACTGACGTCCGTTCTGTTACGCTCGGTAAAAAAAAGCTTACTTTTTCGTCAGACGGTGAAATTCTTAGCATAACCCTTGACAAAAAATACAGCACTCAGGATACGCTCACCCTTGCAATTGAGTATATATCACTCCCGGAGAGAGGCATGTATTTTTTCTCCCCTACGGCAGAATTCCACACCATGCCCTATCAGATCTGGACTCAGGGACAGTCCAACAACAACCGTTTCTGGTATCCGGCTTATGATCTCCCCGATGACAAACTGACTTCAGAAATCTTTCTGACTGTTCCGCAGAATTTCAGAACCAGTTCCAACGGTATTCTGCAGGATACGGTAAAAGATAATAATGGCAGCATGACCTGGCACTGGAAAATGGACAAACCTTACTCCAACTATCTCACTTCAGTGATTGTCGGGGAGTATTCAGTCATCACGGAAGAATTGGAAAATACCCGTCTGGAACATTTTTTCCCTCCGGACTGGGATCAGGATAACGCCTCTTATATATATGGCAGGACCGCACATATGCTCCGCTTTTACAACCGCCTGCTGCTTCCTTATCCCTACAAGCGTTATGCGCAGATACCCGTGCAGGACTTCGAGTGGGGAGGGATGGAAAATATCACCGCTACAACTCTCAACAGAAGAATTAATCATGATAACTGCGTTAAACCAAACTATTCCGCGGACGGCCTGATTGCGCATGAACTGGTGCATCAGTGGTTCGGAGATCTGGTAACCTGCCGCGACTGGAATCATATCTGGCTGAATGAGGGCTTTGCCACCTACTACACAACACTCTGGGAAGAAGAGTATTTCGGTTATGATGGATATATTGCCTCCCACATTGGCAATCAGCGTGATTATATTAACCAGTGGCTCGGCAACATTAAAACCGCCGATGACAGCACAAAAAAAGCAAAAATTCCCGTCGATCTGAACGGAGGTGTTGCGTATGATAAGGGAGCTTCTGTGCTGAATATGATCCGTTATGAACTCGGCAGGGATGAATATAATAAAGCCGTTGCTGATTATACACAGAAATACCGTGACGGCTCAGTGGTGAGTGATCAGTTCAAGGATGCACTCCCGGAAGTTTCTCATGTTGACTGGGACAAATTCTTTGATCAGTGGGTCTATGGCAGCGGTTATCCGGAACTGAATATCAGCTATACCTATAATGAAACAACAGGCAAGATCAGCATTAAGGTGAATCAGACCCCTTCGTTTGGTTCCTCTGAGCAATTCTTTGTGATGAACCTCCCTGGCGAAGTTCTCACCGCTGAAGGTTCATTTCCATTTACCCTGAATATAAAAGGGGCTTCTGCCTCATTTGAAATCCCTTCAAAACTGAAACCGGATGCGGTAACATTTAATTCACATTCCGCAATACTGTGCACGTATGAAGTATCCTATAGTTTTGATGAACTGGTATATATCCTCCTTTATTCCGATGATGCCTCTGCCCGCCTTTATGCAGCATCGCAACTGCACAAATTTGATAACAGGGGCACAGCGTCCCTTGCTTACGCCCTTAAAAATGAGACAAATTTTCTCGTAAAGAAAGAAATTGTTCTCTCACTGGATAAAATTAACAATATCTACTCCCTCAGGGCTCTCTATTCCGGACTAGATGACCTGGACGGCAGAGTGAGAGAAGCGGCAGCAAAAGCCATCGGTGCATTTGGTGCAGTAATGACTCCTGCAGATGCGCGGGAGGAAGTTCAGCGACTGCTGAAAAACAAGCTCAGCACTGAATGTAATCACTATGTTCTTGGAGGCCTTCTGGAAACTTACGGCAAACTGAAATTTGACGACAATTACCAGATTCTGAAAAGTTACGCACTTAATGTTTCCCATCTGGACGCAGTCCGTTCAGGTGTATTCCGCGGTCTGGCCGGTTATGAGCAGGATGAGCTCTTTGATATCGCCGTAAAAGCGCTCGATTACAATATAGCTACAGGAGATATGCATCTTGGTGATATTACAGTTCTGGACTGGGCTTCCAGGCATTATCAAAAGCATCCTGAAAAAGTGAAACGCATCATATCTGAAGGGCTGAAAAATCCTTATTTTCGCACAAGGATAAAAGCCGCAAATGTAGCAGCGGAGCTTGGTATAACCGCAATGGCGGATGAGATCAGTTCCCTGCTGGCTAATGAAAGAAGAATCGTCGTAAAAGAGCCGGTCGGAAAAGCTCTTGAGAAACTTAGAAATAGTAAAAAATAA
- a CDS encoding SLC13/DASS family transporter, with product MYYFLPEGNEGQHINAMGAVASLMAILWITEALPLAVTSLFPVVLFPIFGIDSGDKTAESYINSTIFLYLGGFMIALAMERWNLHRRIALSIISVVGSKPSGLILGFMLATAFLSMWMSNTATAVMMLPIGLSIISKQEELTGGDNTKAFALPLLLGIAYSASIGGTATLIGTPPNISFTRILSIIFPEAPEVNFGNWFLLAFPIAVILLTFTWFMLTRILFKVGRSATIGKSQIKEELHKLGRAAFEEKAVGIVFLATAILWMTRADLNLGFFILPGWSGIFPKSAFFNDGTVAIFTALLLFIIPARNNGERILGGDVFRKVPWDIILLFGGGFALAKGFVISGLSTHIGSQLSGIGGLHPLLITFVIAVAISMLTELTSNTATTEMVLPILAAFSVAAGINPLLLMITGTLSASMAFMLPAATPPNSVIFGSGRVTIPEMAKAGAFLNLFASLLITIFVYFLGIIIFDIDLSTLPGWALPK from the coding sequence ATGTACTATTTCCTTCCGGAGGGGAACGAAGGGCAGCACATAAATGCAATGGGGGCAGTTGCCTCTCTGATGGCTATTCTCTGGATTACTGAAGCACTCCCACTGGCAGTCACCTCCCTTTTTCCAGTAGTGCTCTTTCCCATTTTCGGTATCGACAGCGGCGATAAAACCGCAGAATCCTATATCAACTCAACCATCTTCCTCTATCTTGGCGGCTTCATGATAGCACTTGCCATGGAGCGATGGAATCTTCACCGGCGTATAGCCCTCAGCATCATCTCTGTTGTTGGATCAAAACCAAGCGGTCTGATACTTGGTTTCATGCTTGCCACTGCATTCCTTTCCATGTGGATGTCCAATACGGCGACAGCCGTTATGATGCTGCCAATAGGACTTTCCATCATCAGCAAACAGGAGGAGTTAACCGGCGGGGATAATACAAAAGCCTTTGCTCTCCCTTTATTGCTGGGAATTGCTTACTCCGCATCTATCGGAGGAACGGCGACCCTGATCGGAACTCCCCCAAATATCTCCTTTACGAGAATTCTTTCGATTATCTTTCCTGAAGCGCCCGAGGTTAATTTTGGCAACTGGTTTCTTCTTGCGTTTCCGATTGCTGTTATTCTGCTGACATTTACCTGGTTTATGCTGACAAGAATTCTCTTCAAAGTCGGGAGATCAGCCACAATCGGAAAATCACAGATTAAAGAGGAATTGCATAAACTCGGCCGGGCTGCTTTTGAAGAAAAAGCGGTTGGAATAGTATTCTTGGCAACCGCAATCTTATGGATGACCCGTGCAGATCTTAATCTCGGCTTCTTCATCCTGCCGGGGTGGTCTGGTATCTTTCCGAAATCTGCCTTTTTTAATGACGGCACGGTTGCAATATTTACCGCACTGCTTCTCTTTATCATTCCGGCCCGTAACAATGGGGAAAGGATTCTCGGAGGGGATGTATTCCGTAAAGTTCCCTGGGATATTATTCTGCTTTTCGGCGGCGGATTTGCACTCGCAAAAGGATTTGTTATTTCCGGATTATCAACCCATATCGGCAGCCAGTTAAGCGGTATCGGAGGGCTTCATCCACTTCTGATTACTTTTGTAATTGCTGTGGCAATTTCCATGCTAACAGAACTTACCTCAAATACGGCAACTACCGAAATGGTTCTCCCCATACTGGCAGCTTTCTCCGTTGCGGCAGGAATTAATCCCCTTCTTCTGATGATTACAGGAACTCTTTCAGCATCAATGGCTTTTATGCTTCCGGCAGCTACTCCGCCAAATTCAGTCATTTTTGGCTCAGGCAGGGTGACAATCCCGGAAATGGCAAAAGCGGGGGCATTTTTGAACCTTTTTGCTTCGCTGTTAATTACTATCTTTGTATACTTTCTTGGAATCATCATCTTTGACATCGATCTCAGTACCTTACCGGGCTGGGCTTTGCCAAAATAG
- a CDS encoding beta-propeller fold lactonase family protein: MKNHRYIFLYILLITALISSGCSEDHGHNSDPIDANNNGFESRAVAEVFVTNCALSGCHAGASPQGGISFETYDKMIAGSQGRDTTSGGGHGHGKRLGIYQGEGVYGGEAVVPFSPEESLVYRLITGNVADSTRHMPYNKNPLSETQIQTVRNWILNGARNHHREVPFSNPSVRAYICSQGSNQIYVIDGDKKMISRVVELGSGTQIAPHNVKVFGDYYYVTQIRAGKLVKYRIADNSVAAELTGLDVPGMVELSSDGSKAFVSKSSTASGSYNSIYVINTATMQLVNELAIPVSGIPHGIALNSDATKLYVANMTKDRITVLNTATGDPVIDDIVMSSGTATVHEPMHIYVSPDDKYLYVSCRKSDKLLVYDAGTGSLLKDIQFNSHPMQISIMPNGSRLYVNLMHSAQIAVINFSGTDWSVSQYITYPNFSMLYGSALSADGKYLFVTSCNEMNAYKPRYAVKGRNQPSNLGIIETATNEVVRVLDLGSYATGIAAR, translated from the coding sequence ATGAAAAACCATAGATATATATTCCTGTACATATTACTCATTACAGCTCTGATAAGCAGCGGCTGTTCTGAAGATCATGGTCACAATTCAGACCCGATTGATGCAAACAATAACGGATTTGAGAGCCGGGCGGTTGCTGAAGTTTTTGTAACAAACTGTGCCTTAAGCGGGTGCCACGCGGGGGCTTCACCACAGGGGGGGATATCGTTTGAGACTTATGATAAAATGATTGCCGGTTCTCAGGGGAGGGATACAACCTCCGGCGGGGGGCACGGCCACGGAAAGCGGCTTGGTATATATCAGGGTGAGGGGGTTTATGGCGGTGAAGCGGTGGTGCCGTTCAGCCCTGAGGAGAGTCTGGTTTACCGTCTGATTACCGGCAATGTTGCTGATTCTACAAGGCACATGCCCTATAACAAGAACCCCCTCTCTGAAACACAGATTCAGACTGTGCGCAACTGGATACTGAACGGTGCGAGGAATCATCACCGGGAGGTGCCGTTTTCAAATCCTTCGGTCAGGGCGTATATATGCAGCCAGGGGAGCAATCAGATTTATGTTATTGATGGTGATAAAAAAATGATCTCCCGTGTTGTTGAACTGGGATCCGGAACGCAGATTGCTCCGCATAACGTCAAAGTTTTCGGCGATTATTATTACGTAACGCAGATCCGGGCCGGTAAACTGGTTAAATACCGTATTGCGGATAATTCAGTTGCTGCGGAACTGACCGGGCTGGATGTCCCCGGAATGGTTGAACTTTCTTCTGACGGATCGAAAGCATTTGTATCAAAATCATCAACCGCTTCGGGTTCTTATAACAGCATTTACGTTATTAATACTGCAACCATGCAACTTGTTAATGAACTTGCCATACCGGTTTCAGGCATACCGCACGGCATTGCACTTAATTCTGATGCCACTAAACTGTATGTAGCAAACATGACAAAGGACAGGATAACGGTTCTGAACACTGCAACGGGTGATCCGGTAATTGATGACATTGTGATGTCTTCCGGAACGGCAACGGTCCATGAACCGATGCATATCTATGTTTCGCCGGATGATAAGTATCTGTATGTCTCTTGCCGGAAATCTGACAAACTTCTTGTTTATGATGCTGGTACTGGTAGTCTTCTGAAGGATATACAGTTTAACTCCCACCCGATGCAGATATCCATTATGCCAAACGGAAGCCGGCTATATGTAAATCTGATGCACTCAGCTCAGATTGCAGTTATAAACTTCAGCGGAACAGACTGGTCTGTGTCACAGTATATAACCTATCCGAATTTCAGCATGCTGTATGGTTCCGCACTCAGCGCGGACGGGAAATATCTTTTTGTGACCAGCTGTAATGAGATGAACGCCTATAAGCCGAGGTACGCAGTTAAAGGACGCAATCAGCCGTCAAATCTTGGAATCATAGAAACAGCTACAAATGAGGTGGTCAGAGTTCTTGATCTTGGTTCATACGCAACAGGAATAGCAGCGAGATAA
- a CDS encoding type 1 glutamine amidotransferase yields the protein MKNISEMKILMFVDDVYEDLELWYPKLRMEEAGAKVSVAGPDVSKVYSGKHGYPCKADIAISKLNSHDFDALIIPGGFAPDKLRRDPRILQVTYEMFSQGKLVAHICHAGWIPISAKIMKGFRCTSTPGIKDDLINAGAEWIDAPVVVDRNMISSRRPDDLPKFCEAIITYLTSND from the coding sequence ATGAAAAATATATCGGAAATGAAGATTCTGATGTTTGTAGATGATGTGTATGAGGATCTGGAATTGTGGTATCCTAAACTGCGTATGGAGGAAGCCGGGGCAAAAGTTTCAGTAGCAGGCCCTGATGTTTCAAAGGTATATAGCGGTAAACATGGTTATCCCTGCAAGGCAGATATCGCGATCAGCAAGCTGAATTCTCATGATTTTGATGCCCTGATAATCCCCGGAGGATTTGCTCCTGACAAACTTCGCCGCGATCCCAGGATTCTGCAGGTCACCTATGAAATGTTCAGTCAGGGTAAACTGGTGGCGCACATCTGTCATGCGGGCTGGATACCTATTTCAGCCAAAATCATGAAAGGATTCCGCTGTACCTCAACTCCGGGAATCAAGGATGATCTAATTAATGCCGGGGCGGAATGGATAGACGCACCGGTTGTGGTTGATAGGAATATGATTTCCTCCCGCAGGCCTGATGATCTGCCTAAATTCTGCGAAGCTATTATTACTTATTTAACCAGCAATGATTAA
- a CDS encoding DUF4286 family protein, with the protein MIIYSVTTEVPAALAQQWTEWMKRVLIPQILQTGCFLSARLMREIADSGSADMKYRADYVCPDETVLQRYFSSYAPALRDDFKRNFPEITKVQRTILQQVYTEDC; encoded by the coding sequence ATGATCATTTACTCCGTCACAACAGAGGTGCCCGCTGCTTTAGCGCAGCAGTGGACGGAATGGATGAAGCGTGTGCTAATACCTCAGATTCTGCAGACCGGGTGTTTTCTTTCCGCCCGGCTAATGAGAGAAATTGCAGACTCAGGTTCTGCTGATATGAAATACCGGGCTGATTATGTCTGCCCTGATGAGACAGTTCTGCAAAGGTATTTCAGCAGTTATGCCCCTGCTCTCAGAGATGATTTTAAAAGGAATTTTCCCGAAATAACAAAAGTACAAAGAACTATTTTACAACAAGTGTATACGGAGGATTGTTGA